A single window of Candidatus Obscuribacter sp. DNA harbors:
- a CDS encoding GNAT family N-acetyltransferase — MNETITTAKVGEADVERLVDIVQLAYRGGLAKVGWKNEHDLVTGPRIDQNKMRALLANNEAAVIKVMTGGDGQLAGCVLAEKHGDSVHIGMLAVHPDFQNMKLGKVLVEAAEQYGRQHFGAKTGKMFVLSQRAELLEWYRRLGYQKTGATVPFPAEEAGSRPVQEDTILLEIARPLQ; from the coding sequence ATGAACGAAACCATTACCACAGCCAAGGTTGGAGAAGCTGATGTGGAGCGGCTTGTTGATATTGTGCAGCTGGCTTATCGCGGCGGACTGGCAAAAGTCGGTTGGAAAAATGAACATGATTTAGTCACTGGACCGCGCATAGATCAAAACAAAATGCGAGCCTTGCTGGCTAATAACGAGGCAGCGGTAATAAAAGTGATGACGGGAGGTGATGGTCAACTGGCTGGCTGTGTCCTTGCCGAAAAGCACGGAGACAGTGTGCACATTGGTATGCTGGCTGTGCACCCGGATTTTCAGAATATGAAGCTGGGCAAAGTACTGGTCGAGGCCGCTGAGCAATATGGCCGCCAACACTTTGGTGCTAAAACTGGCAAGATGTTTGTGCTATCGCAGCGTGCTGAATTGCTCGAATGGTACAGGCGACTTGGCTATCAAAAAACTGGTGCTACTGTGCCTTTTCCTGCGGAAGAAGCGGGCTCAAGACCGGTGCAAGAGGATACTATACTTTTAGAAATCGCCAGACCGCTTCAGTGA